From the Oleiphilus messinensis genome, one window contains:
- a CDS encoding enoyl-ACP reductase FabI, giving the protein MGFLAGKKALVVGVASKLSIAKGIADAFYREGAEIALTYQNEKLQKRVEGFAQEYNSDLVFPCDVSQDTEIEAMFSALAEKWDGIDILVHSVGFAPAEELDGNYVDITSREGFRIAHDISSYSFVALAKGARELMRGRQGSLLTLSYLGAQRTLPNYNVMGVAKASLEANVRYLANSLGPEGTRVNAISAGPIRTLAASGIKSFRKMLAENEKRTPLRRNVTIEEVGNSAAFLCSDLASGVTGEIMYVDGGFNITAMADLSEA; this is encoded by the coding sequence ATGGGATTTTTAGCTGGAAAAAAAGCACTGGTTGTTGGTGTCGCAAGCAAGCTCTCTATCGCTAAAGGTATCGCGGACGCCTTCTATCGGGAAGGCGCTGAAATTGCCCTGACCTATCAGAATGAAAAACTGCAAAAACGCGTCGAAGGCTTCGCCCAAGAATACAACAGTGACCTGGTGTTCCCCTGCGATGTCAGTCAGGATACGGAAATTGAAGCCATGTTTTCCGCATTGGCAGAAAAGTGGGATGGTATCGATATTCTCGTTCACTCCGTTGGCTTTGCACCGGCTGAAGAACTGGATGGCAACTACGTGGATATCACATCCAGAGAAGGTTTCAGAATTGCCCACGATATCAGCTCCTACAGTTTTGTGGCACTCGCAAAGGGTGCACGAGAACTTATGCGGGGACGCCAGGGCAGTCTGCTGACACTGTCTTATTTAGGTGCCCAACGCACACTACCGAACTACAATGTAATGGGGGTTGCCAAAGCCAGCCTGGAAGCCAACGTTCGTTACCTGGCAAACAGCCTGGGCCCGGAAGGCACGCGGGTAAATGCCATATCCGCCGGGCCAATTAGAACCCTGGCAGCATCTGGCATCAAAAGCTTTCGGAAAATGCTGGCAGAAAATGAAAAGCGAACGCCATTACGCCGGAATGTAACCATCGAAGAAGTTGGCAACAGCGCGGCGTTTCTTTGCTCTGATCTCGCAAGTGGCGTGACGGGCGAGATCATGTACGTAGACGGTGGCTTCAATATAACCGCGATGGCAGACCTCTCGGAGGCTTAA
- a CDS encoding ABC transporter permease produces the protein MRHLFNSQSWTPLNQRRLANFRKNKRGHYSLWIFLVLFFISLFAEFIANDKPILVRYDGDFYFPIFNVYPETTFGGDFPTETDYRDEYAAELINANGWMLFPLIPYSYQTINYNLPVPAPAPPSSDNWLGTDDQARDVMARLIYGFRISVLFGLALTIISSIIGIIVGAIQGFYGGKVDLLGQRFIEIWSGLPVLYLLIILSSFVKPTFWWLLGIMLLFSWMGLVDVVRAEFLRARNFEYVRAARALGKGNWGIMFQHMLPNAMVATLTFMPFILTGSITTLTSLDFLGFGLEPGSPSLGELISQGKTNLHATWLGLSAFVVLSVMLTLLVFIGEAVRDAFDPRKS, from the coding sequence ATGCGACATCTGTTCAACAGCCAATCCTGGACACCACTTAATCAACGGCGTCTGGCTAATTTTCGAAAAAACAAACGAGGCCATTATTCACTCTGGATATTCCTTGTTTTGTTTTTCATCAGTTTGTTTGCTGAATTCATCGCCAACGACAAACCCATACTGGTTCGTTATGACGGTGATTTCTATTTCCCGATTTTCAATGTTTATCCGGAAACCACATTCGGCGGCGATTTCCCGACTGAAACCGATTACCGGGATGAATACGCCGCTGAACTCATTAACGCTAACGGCTGGATGTTGTTCCCACTGATACCTTACAGCTACCAGACCATCAACTATAATTTACCCGTACCAGCCCCTGCTCCCCCCTCAAGTGACAACTGGCTTGGCACCGATGATCAGGCGAGAGATGTAATGGCCCGATTGATTTACGGATTCCGTATTTCAGTTTTGTTCGGCCTTGCCTTGACAATCATCAGCTCGATTATCGGTATTATCGTGGGTGCCATACAGGGCTTCTACGGGGGTAAAGTCGATCTGCTCGGGCAACGCTTTATCGAGATATGGTCTGGTTTACCCGTTCTGTATCTGCTGATTATTTTATCGAGTTTTGTAAAACCCACTTTCTGGTGGTTGCTGGGAATAATGCTGCTCTTCAGCTGGATGGGACTGGTAGATGTGGTGCGAGCAGAATTTTTAAGAGCCCGAAATTTCGAGTACGTCAGAGCGGCAAGAGCTCTGGGCAAGGGTAACTGGGGCATTATGTTCCAACACATGCTCCCAAACGCCATGGTTGCCACACTCACCTTTATGCCATTTATCCTCACAGGTTCTATCACGACGTTGACCTCTCTGGATTTCCTTGGCTTCGGCCTTGAGCCGGGTTCACCGTCGCTGGGCGAGCTTATCTCCCAGGGTAAAACCAACCTGCACGCAACCTGGCTCGGCCTATCTGCGTTTGTTGTATTATCTGTGATGTTAACGTTACTGGTCTTTATTGGAGAAGCGGTAAGAGATGCCTTTGACCCACGAAAATCATAA
- a CDS encoding tetratricopeptide repeat protein: MTIHTFNNVDSISKTQWLLVIALFLTAIIYIPGIQGPSLLDDHVNLVINDKLHIQDLGIESLYGAATSIPGPYHDYSPLLNRPISYLSFALQFYFSDDPKSAFKTANIIIHLLCGIAVFFLTKILMAVLRSTGSHTPSEQCQGSETGAIEWIPLLVTVIWLLHPLMVSTVLYNVQRMTQLSTLFSLVALSLFVITRKTLSRSSISEVSSLTIIAGFCSVLFFTALAFLSKQNGILTLLLCLVIEACFFRFKFHPACNRGILLSYRLAAAMLILSWLSMLIYFYFKGNPNLSQVREFTLDQRLLTEARVLWEYLYWFIYPIPANLHFLHDNYPVSQSLFAPVTTLISVAGWITLLGIALLCLWLNRLPLLSFGILWYLVAHSMESTTIPLELVFEHRNYLPYVGPLFSLIAALVPTIEQAALRPLLKGLILCSVILIPALLTLERVSYWSSEEKLIDHWVEVNPQSPRVWAKVANFYFQAGQPDASFKALTVAESLNPVETGYVMAQMSLACAYPQRYNVDTVRQLRERILSSLQQPPTTSYTSNQLAIMIQICENPKQMKFLKPIFQMGLNSPKRVMVNTSNYGLAVIAAEAGNLREAREHLNAVLKNHPEHEAAQALLKEVDRAEAADPLRIVF, from the coding sequence ATGACAATACATACTTTTAATAACGTTGACAGCATAAGTAAAACCCAGTGGCTACTCGTGATCGCGCTTTTTCTGACCGCGATCATCTACATACCCGGAATCCAGGGGCCGAGCCTGCTAGATGACCACGTTAATCTGGTCATTAACGACAAGCTCCACATACAAGATCTCGGCATCGAATCATTATATGGTGCCGCAACTTCAATTCCGGGCCCCTATCATGACTACAGTCCGCTGTTAAATCGCCCAATAAGTTACCTTTCGTTTGCCTTGCAGTTTTATTTTTCGGACGACCCGAAGAGCGCCTTTAAAACCGCAAACATTATCATACACCTGCTCTGTGGGATCGCCGTATTTTTTCTCACTAAAATTCTGATGGCCGTTTTGCGATCAACAGGTAGTCATACACCCTCAGAACAATGTCAAGGGTCGGAAACCGGAGCAATCGAGTGGATTCCACTCCTGGTGACAGTGATCTGGCTATTACATCCCTTAATGGTCAGTACCGTTTTATACAATGTACAGCGCATGACGCAACTGAGCACCCTGTTCTCCCTTGTTGCGCTTTCTCTATTTGTTATTACCCGTAAAACGCTCAGTCGCTCCTCTATATCCGAAGTCTCGAGTTTAACGATAATCGCGGGTTTCTGTTCAGTACTGTTTTTCACTGCTCTAGCGTTCTTGTCAAAACAGAACGGCATTCTCACATTGCTACTTTGCCTGGTAATCGAAGCATGCTTTTTCCGCTTCAAGTTCCATCCGGCATGTAATCGAGGCATTTTGTTAAGTTATCGGCTGGCTGCGGCAATGCTGATACTGTCTTGGCTCTCGATGTTGATTTATTTCTATTTTAAAGGGAACCCGAACCTTTCGCAGGTACGGGAGTTTACCCTGGATCAACGCTTGCTCACTGAGGCGCGCGTGCTTTGGGAATATCTCTACTGGTTTATCTATCCCATACCGGCTAATTTACATTTTCTCCACGACAACTACCCGGTCAGTCAAAGTCTTTTTGCCCCTGTAACAACGTTAATCAGTGTGGCTGGATGGATAACACTTCTCGGTATCGCACTGCTGTGTTTGTGGCTCAATCGATTGCCCCTGCTGTCTTTCGGCATTCTCTGGTATCTCGTTGCCCACTCGATGGAATCTACGACGATTCCGTTGGAACTCGTGTTTGAACATCGAAACTATTTGCCCTATGTAGGCCCACTTTTCAGCCTCATTGCCGCACTCGTCCCGACCATTGAACAAGCGGCTTTAAGACCGCTACTAAAGGGCTTGATCCTCTGCAGTGTGATTTTGATCCCGGCGTTACTTACGCTTGAAAGGGTGAGCTACTGGAGTAGCGAAGAGAAACTGATAGACCACTGGGTCGAGGTTAACCCTCAATCCCCCAGAGTGTGGGCCAAGGTAGCGAATTTTTATTTCCAGGCAGGTCAACCGGATGCGTCATTCAAAGCACTTACTGTCGCAGAGTCCCTGAATCCGGTTGAGACCGGTTATGTCATGGCACAAATGTCACTGGCTTGTGCCTACCCACAACGTTATAACGTTGATACTGTCAGACAGCTGAGGGAGCGTATCCTGAGCAGCCTGCAACAACCACCGACAACATCTTATACCAGCAACCAACTCGCAATCATGATCCAGATTTGCGAGAACCCGAAACAAATGAAGTTTCTTAAACCGATTTTCCAGATGGGGCTCAACAGTCCAAAACGGGTTATGGTCAATACCAGTAACTACGGCTTGGCGGTAATCGCAGCGGAAGCAGGGAACTTAAGGGAAGCAAGAGAGCATTTAAATGCGGTGCTCAAAAATCATCCGGAGCACGAGGCGGCACAAGCGCTTTTGAAAGAAGTGGATCGCGCTGAAGCCGCAGATCCACTCAGAATTGTTTTTTAA
- the putA gene encoding bifunctional proline dehydrogenase/L-glutamate gamma-semialdehyde dehydrogenase PutA has product MPDNEYFNTIRGDFQYSTPNAVASRYPFELIDSEETINHIEKRARSIIHSASSRQEARNAIHPPVSNLFEAWISEYSLDTQEGIILMGLAECFLRIDNTDTAFLALEDALLRGQWEKHIGRSPSTFVNSSTFAFLLGSETLNSLEKISRLSSFIDGLVHKFGAPVLVSAVRKCIEKLGDHFVCADTIENAVEKSQNAIELGYSQSFDMLGEAALTFADADRYFESYLHAIDVLRETKNTSFTAIPGISIKLSALDPRYEIRHWPECHKRLYPRLRALCEKASEAEIPITLDAEESHRLEMQLLLMSQLMGDIPFKSNYEMGIAIQAYQKRAIPAIDYLIRSAEKFGRTLHIRLVKGAYWDTEIKSAQQNGLAHYPVFINKRNTDLNYLLCAKKLLAHHDLIYPQFATHNPVSIAAVLEYSQAIPEQMPTSRRFEFQKLYGMGDLFMQYLKTETPYTVRAYTPVGRYRELLPYLVRRLLENGVNSSILGAFHRGTINSQTSSSSPVTVRHPLVLAQPKKVLDNPADLYKPYRKNSPGVNLSCLATLNQAYEALNQTAHHATTFQRPGLMATSILNGEDCHGPSSHVKYSPIDSSLKLGTCGTADVEIVETALSNAHNAYEDIRSSKLSTRCNLLSVFAEALHQHREELSHLAALETGKCIFDSLNEIREAIDFCYYYGQSAANVLVTHPLPHTAGEQNKLGFRGKGVVLCISPWNFPIAIFIGQIIAALVSGNAVIAKPASNAVFLAHRIIKILQGAGLPDHWVQLVLAPGNTIFDTVIPSPQISGVAFTGSFDVAREINIALATRRDSLVPLIAETGGLNAMMVDSSALPEQVIQDTLHSAFNCAGQRCSALRILLVPQQQLKLYETTLIRAMDTLRVDSPLLTETDIGPVIDRDAFTSIQRYIRHEMSTYNVHQVELQKHSPNGHYIAPTLMMCPDLKEIHKEVFGPVLHLVPYDESKPEPTIATLNKKGFSLTFGIHSRIKSRIRSVIEQINAGNIYVNRNIVGAVVGSQPFGGFGKSGTGTKAGGPHYLLHFVNEIAESVNINASGGDPGLFNQYE; this is encoded by the coding sequence ATGCCGGATAACGAATACTTCAATACGATTCGTGGGGATTTCCAGTATTCGACCCCCAATGCCGTCGCCTCCCGGTATCCATTTGAATTAATCGACTCTGAAGAAACCATCAACCACATTGAGAAACGGGCTCGATCAATTATCCATTCAGCATCATCCCGGCAAGAAGCTCGAAACGCGATTCATCCACCGGTGTCCAATTTGTTTGAAGCCTGGATCAGTGAATATTCGCTCGATACACAAGAAGGTATCATTCTGATGGGGCTGGCCGAGTGTTTCCTGCGCATTGACAATACCGACACCGCCTTTCTCGCACTGGAAGATGCCCTGCTGAGAGGGCAATGGGAAAAGCATATTGGTCGCTCACCCTCAACCTTTGTCAATTCGTCAACTTTTGCGTTTCTGCTGGGCAGTGAAACGCTGAATTCGCTGGAAAAAATATCCCGCCTCAGTTCATTTATTGATGGTCTGGTTCATAAATTTGGCGCTCCGGTTCTCGTCAGCGCAGTCCGGAAATGTATTGAAAAGCTTGGTGATCATTTTGTTTGCGCAGATACCATCGAAAATGCAGTCGAAAAGAGCCAGAATGCAATCGAACTCGGGTACAGTCAATCCTTCGATATGCTGGGCGAAGCCGCATTAACCTTTGCGGATGCTGATCGATACTTTGAGTCTTACTTGCATGCAATCGATGTCCTGCGCGAAACCAAAAATACATCATTCACAGCAATACCTGGAATTTCCATAAAGCTTAGCGCGCTCGACCCCCGATATGAAATTAGACACTGGCCCGAGTGCCATAAACGCCTCTATCCACGATTACGTGCACTGTGCGAAAAAGCCAGTGAAGCGGAGATCCCCATTACGCTTGATGCAGAAGAATCTCACCGTTTGGAGATGCAACTGTTGCTCATGAGTCAACTCATGGGTGACATTCCGTTCAAATCCAATTATGAGATGGGTATTGCGATCCAGGCGTATCAAAAAAGAGCGATACCTGCGATCGACTACCTGATTCGAAGTGCTGAAAAATTCGGTCGTACGCTCCATATTCGCCTGGTCAAAGGCGCTTATTGGGATACCGAAATAAAGTCAGCACAACAGAATGGCTTGGCGCACTACCCGGTTTTCATTAATAAGCGCAATACCGATTTAAACTATCTGCTCTGCGCGAAAAAACTGTTAGCGCACCATGATCTCATTTACCCTCAATTCGCGACTCACAATCCGGTTTCAATCGCTGCGGTTCTGGAGTATAGCCAGGCAATACCCGAGCAAATGCCGACAAGTCGCCGTTTTGAATTTCAGAAATTGTACGGCATGGGTGATCTGTTTATGCAATACCTCAAAACAGAAACCCCCTATACTGTCAGGGCCTATACACCCGTCGGTCGCTATCGTGAGCTACTGCCCTATTTAGTGCGTCGGCTACTGGAGAATGGTGTCAACTCTTCAATTCTAGGGGCTTTTCATCGCGGCACGATAAATTCCCAGACCAGTTCCAGCTCCCCGGTAACGGTACGGCACCCATTAGTTCTCGCGCAGCCAAAAAAGGTTTTAGACAACCCCGCTGATCTGTACAAACCGTACAGGAAAAATTCTCCGGGTGTTAACCTGAGCTGTCTCGCGACACTGAACCAGGCCTATGAAGCACTGAATCAAACCGCACACCATGCCACAACCTTCCAGCGACCGGGGCTTATGGCAACCTCCATCCTGAATGGGGAAGATTGCCACGGGCCATCTTCGCACGTTAAATACAGTCCGATAGACTCATCACTCAAGCTTGGGACATGTGGGACTGCCGACGTCGAGATTGTCGAAACAGCCCTGTCAAATGCACATAATGCCTATGAGGATATACGCAGCAGCAAACTGTCTACCCGGTGTAATTTATTGTCCGTTTTTGCTGAAGCACTGCACCAGCACCGAGAAGAGCTTAGCCATCTTGCTGCGCTGGAAACCGGTAAATGTATATTCGACAGTTTAAATGAAATCCGTGAAGCAATCGACTTTTGCTACTACTATGGTCAAAGCGCAGCAAATGTACTGGTCACCCACCCCCTTCCACATACCGCAGGAGAACAAAACAAACTCGGCTTTCGGGGTAAAGGCGTTGTGTTATGTATCAGTCCCTGGAATTTTCCAATCGCCATATTTATCGGCCAAATCATCGCGGCGCTAGTTTCTGGTAATGCAGTTATTGCAAAACCGGCAAGCAACGCGGTTTTTCTGGCCCACAGAATCATCAAAATCCTTCAGGGGGCTGGCTTGCCGGATCACTGGGTTCAGCTCGTTCTCGCACCGGGAAACACTATATTTGATACGGTGATCCCCTCTCCACAGATTTCAGGTGTCGCATTTACCGGCAGCTTTGACGTCGCACGGGAAATTAATATTGCGCTTGCTACCCGCCGTGACAGCCTGGTGCCACTGATCGCCGAAACGGGCGGTTTGAATGCCATGATGGTAGACAGCAGCGCCCTTCCGGAACAAGTCATACAGGATACGCTGCATTCCGCGTTCAACTGCGCAGGACAACGCTGTTCTGCGCTGCGCATTCTGCTCGTACCACAACAACAACTCAAACTCTATGAAACAACGTTAATCCGGGCGATGGATACCCTCAGGGTTGATTCACCGTTACTCACGGAGACCGACATTGGCCCCGTGATCGATCGCGACGCCTTTACCTCGATACAACGCTATATCCGCCATGAAATGTCCACTTATAACGTACATCAGGTTGAACTTCAAAAGCATTCCCCCAACGGCCACTATATCGCGCCAACGCTGATGATGTGCCCTGACCTGAAAGAAATTCACAAAGAGGTATTTGGACCCGTGCTGCATCTCGTACCCTATGATGAATCCAAACCGGAGCCAACCATCGCAACGCTGAATAAAAAGGGGTTCAGTTTAACGTTCGGCATTCACAGCCGGATAAAAAGTCGGATACGAAGTGTTATCGAGCAAATTAACGCGGGTAACATCTATGTAAATCGCAATATTGTTGGCGCTGTAGTTGGCAGCCAACCTTTCGGCGGGTTCGGTAAATCAGGTACGGGGACGAAGGCTGGAGGACCACATTATCTTCTGCACTTTGTTAATGAAATCGCGGAATCGGTCAATATCAATGCCTCCGGCGGAGATCCAGGCCTGTTCAACCAGTACGAGTAA
- a CDS encoding ABC transporter ATP-binding protein, giving the protein MPLTHENHNHAGMLTVDDLAVNFGSGERTVNAVKSISFSVGKGETLALVGESGSGKSVTALSILRLLPEGKANHPRGTIKFNGENLLNLDEKAMRRIRGNKISMIFQEPMTSLNPLHTIERQISEVLLLHKGLSGPKARKRCIELLSLVGIPAPETRLSAYPHQLSGGQKQRVMIAMALANEPDLLIADEPTTALDVTVQKQVLDLLNSLQTRLGMGILLITHDLNIVRQYADHVVVMKQGEAVEHGPCEALFEAPEDPYTRALLAAEPEGMADELPDSAETLLKTEDLTIRFPTRKNFFGKAVEFLTAADRVSLSLRKGETLGIVGESGSGKTTLGLAIMKLLGHQGEIYFKGDPVHKLSQEAFRPYRRSLQIVFQDPFGSLSPRMSVGQIIEEGLLIHKIGTAESRKEMVNNALRDVQLSPELRDRYPHEFSGGQRQRISIARALVLKPELIILDEPTSALDRTVQKQVVELLKTIQKKYNISYIFISHDLAVVKAISHQVMVMNHGTVVEHGPCKAIFSEPQHAYTQELLKAAFYNTAPIQHRVDTPPTYS; this is encoded by the coding sequence ATGCCTTTGACCCACGAAAATCATAATCATGCGGGTATGTTGACGGTTGACGATCTTGCAGTAAATTTCGGCAGCGGGGAACGAACAGTCAATGCAGTAAAGTCGATTTCATTTTCCGTTGGAAAGGGTGAAACACTCGCGCTGGTTGGCGAAAGCGGTTCCGGCAAGTCCGTTACAGCGCTTTCCATCCTGCGTTTGCTACCTGAAGGCAAAGCCAACCACCCCCGGGGCACGATTAAGTTCAATGGCGAAAACCTGCTCAACCTCGATGAAAAGGCAATGCGACGCATTCGTGGCAATAAAATCAGCATGATTTTTCAGGAGCCCATGACGTCGCTTAATCCATTGCACACCATCGAAAGACAGATCAGCGAAGTTTTGCTCTTGCACAAAGGCCTGAGTGGCCCCAAAGCTCGAAAAAGGTGTATCGAATTGCTTTCACTGGTCGGCATTCCTGCACCGGAAACACGTCTTTCGGCGTACCCCCACCAACTTTCGGGCGGTCAAAAACAACGGGTCATGATCGCCATGGCCCTGGCGAACGAACCCGACCTGCTAATCGCCGACGAACCCACCACCGCGCTTGATGTAACCGTACAAAAACAAGTGCTCGACTTGCTCAATTCGCTCCAGACCCGGCTCGGTATGGGTATTTTGTTGATTACCCATGACCTGAATATCGTTAGACAATACGCCGATCATGTCGTCGTCATGAAGCAGGGTGAAGCCGTTGAGCATGGCCCCTGTGAAGCACTTTTCGAGGCACCTGAAGACCCCTACACCCGGGCACTGCTGGCCGCCGAACCGGAAGGTATGGCAGATGAGCTACCTGACTCAGCGGAGACGCTGTTAAAAACCGAAGATCTCACGATTCGTTTCCCGACCCGGAAAAATTTCTTCGGCAAAGCGGTGGAGTTCCTGACCGCAGCAGACCGGGTGTCTTTATCCCTGCGCAAGGGGGAAACGCTAGGTATTGTGGGTGAAAGCGGCAGCGGCAAAACCACGCTCGGCCTGGCGATTATGAAATTACTTGGACATCAGGGAGAGATCTATTTCAAGGGCGACCCGGTCCACAAACTGAGCCAGGAAGCTTTCCGTCCCTACCGCAGATCATTGCAAATCGTGTTTCAGGATCCGTTCGGCAGTCTCAGTCCACGCATGTCAGTGGGGCAAATCATTGAAGAAGGTCTGCTCATTCACAAAATTGGCACCGCCGAGAGCCGTAAAGAGATGGTAAACAATGCGCTACGGGATGTGCAATTGAGTCCTGAGCTTAGAGATCGCTATCCCCATGAATTTTCCGGGGGCCAGCGACAACGCATTTCGATTGCCAGAGCACTGGTACTGAAACCTGAGCTGATTATTCTGGATGAGCCGACGTCAGCACTGGATCGGACCGTGCAAAAACAGGTCGTGGAACTGTTGAAGACTATTCAGAAAAAATACAACATCAGTTATATATTCATCAGCCATGACCTTGCCGTGGTCAAAGCGATCAGTCATCAGGTGATGGTAATGAACCATGGAACCGTTGTCGAACATGGCCCCTGTAAAGCGATCTTTTCCGAACCTCAACACGCCTATACGCAAGAGTTACTCAAAGCGGCGTTTTACAATACCGCGCCGATACAGCACCGGGTCGACACGCCACCGACATACAGTTGA